Genomic window (Streptomyces sp. NBC_00078):
GCCCGACCGGGTCCGGCGCGTGAACGAGATGTACGAGCAGCAGGCCGCCGCCTCGGGCGATCTGGTCGCCGACGCGGGCGCCGCGGTGAGCCCTGCCGGGGCCCGCTACACCTGGGCCCAGTACCTGCCGTGCACCGGCTACGAGCAGGCGCACGCCGGCTACTGCACCCAGCCGGGCCGCGGCCGCACCGCCCTCCATCTCGACGCGGACTATCTGCACTTCTGCCTTGCGCCCACCACCTCCACACCGAAGCCGTGCCCGGTGCGCTCCCCCGGCATCCTGCGGATGGCCCGGGAGATCACGCGGGTGGTCGCGGACCGGGTTCGCACTCGATGAGCCGGTTCGAGGTGGCGCCGGGCCTCCGCCGTGCTCCGCCGGCCGGCGAGGTGGCGACGCCTGCGTGGGCCTCCACCTCGCAGGCGACGAACGGTCGAGGCCCATCCGCCCGCCGGGCGGGAGGTGGGCCGGCCGTCACTCTCCCTTGTAGGCCTTCTCCAGGGCGGCGATGTCGAGCTTGTGCATCTTCAGCATCGCCTGCATCGCACGGCTCGACTTCGCCGTGTCCGGGTCGCTGATCATCTCGTCGAGGCCCTCAGGGATGACCTGCCAGGACACTCCGAAGCGGTCCTTGAGCCAACCGCAGGGGCCGGGCTCGCCGCCGCCCTCGGTGAGCTTGGTCCAGTAGTGGTCGATCTCCTCCTGGTTCTGGCAGAACATCTGGAAGGAGATCGCCTCGGTGAACTTGAACTGGGGGCCGCCGTTCAGGGCGACGAACTTGTGGCCGTTGACCGTGAAGTCGACGGTCAGCACCGTGCCGGCGGGCTGCATGGCGCCCTCGGTGTAGTGGGACACCCTGCCGATGCTGGAGTTCTTGAAGACCGAGACGTAGAAGTGCGCGGCCTCCTCGGCCTGGCCGTCGAACCAG
Coding sequences:
- a CDS encoding VOC family protein, which produces MTTDGFTTCLWFDGQAEEAAHFYVSVFKNSSIGRVSHYTEGAMQPAGTVLTVDFTVNGHKFVALNGGPQFKFTEAISFQMFCQNQEEIDHYWTKLTEGGGEPGPCGWLKDRFGVSWQVIPEGLDEMISDPDTAKSSRAMQAMLKMHKLDIAALEKAYKGE